One window of the Saccopteryx bilineata isolate mSacBil1 chromosome 2, mSacBil1_pri_phased_curated, whole genome shotgun sequence genome contains the following:
- the RAPGEFL1 gene encoding rap guanine nucleotide exchange factor-like 1, whose amino-acid sequence MKPLEKFLKKQTSQLAGRTVSGGPSGGPGSCCGPGGGGGLGGGGGPAGGPRPLQRRQSVSRLLLPAFLREPPAEPGLEPPPEEESVEPAGVTEELGSGGPCWLQLEEVPGPGSLGGVGPLRSPSSYSSDELSPSEPLTSPPWAPLGAPERPEHLLNRVLQWLAGGATRDSTASDILLDDIVLTHSLFLPTEKFLQELHQYFVWAGGKEGPEGLGQKQACLAMLLHFLDTYQGLLQEEEGAGRIIKDLYLLIMKDESLYQDLREDTLRLHQLVETVELKIPEESQPPNKQVKPLFRHFRRIDSCLQTRVAFRGSDEIFCRVYMPDHSYVTIRSRLSASVQDILGSVTEKLQYSEEPAGREDSLILVAVASSGEKVLLQPTEDCVFTTLGINSHLFACTRDSYEALVPLPEEIQVSPGDTEIHRVEPEDVANHLTAFHWELFRCVHELEFVDYVFHGERGRRETANLELLLQRCSEVTHWVATEVLLCEAPGKRVQLLKKFIKIAAICKQNQDLLSFYAVVMGLDNAAVSRLRLTWEKLPGKFKNLFRKFENLTDPCRNHKSYREVISKMKPPVIPFVPLILKDLTFLHEGSKTLVDGLVNIEKLHSVAEKVRTVRKYRSRPLCLDMEASPHHLQTKAYVRQFQVIDNQNLLFELSYKLEANSQ is encoded by the exons atgAAGCCGCTGGAGAAATTTCTGAAGAAGCAGACATCGCAGTTGGCGGGGCGAACGGTGTCCGGAGGTCCCAGCGGGGGTCCGGGTAGCTGCTGCGggcctggagggggtggggggctcggCGGAGGCGGCGGTCCAGCCGGGGGACCACGGCCACTGCAGCGGCGTCAGAGCGTGTCTCGCCTGCTGCTCCCAGCTTTCCTTCGGGAGCCCCCCGCTGAGCCGGGGCTGGAGCCGCCCCCAGAGGAGGAAAGTGTAGAGCCGGCGGGGGTCACCGAGGAGCTCGGCAGCGGGGGACCTTGTTGGCTGCAGTTAGAGGAGGTGCCGGGGCCCGGGTCGCTCGGGGGAGTGGGGCCCCTGCGCTCCCCTTCCTCGTACTCCTCCGACGAGCTGTCCCCGAGCGAGCCCCTGACTTCCCCACCCTGGGCCCCCCTGGGCGCCCCCGAGCGGCCGGAGCATCTTTTGAACCGGGTTCTGCAGTGGTTGGCCGGAGGGGCCACCAGGGACAGCACGGCCTCAG ATATCCTGCTGGATGACATCGTCCTCAcccattctctcttcctccccacggAGAAATTTCTGCAAGAGCTACACCAGTA CTTTGTTTGGGCAGGAGGCAAGGAGGGCCCTGAAGGGCTGGGCCAGAAGCAGGCCTGTCTAGCCATGCTCCTTCATTTCCTGGACACGTACCAGGGGctgctgcaggaggaagagggggctGGCCGCATCATTAAG GATCTGTACCTGCTGATTATGAAGGATGAGTCCCTTTATCAGGACCTCCGAGAGGACACGCTGAGGCTGCACCAGCTGGTGGAGACAGTGGAGCTAAA GATCCCAGAGGAGAGCCAGCCACCCAACAAGCAGGTGAAGCCACTCTTCCGCCACTTCCGTCGAATAGACTCCTGTCTGCAGACCCGAGTGGCCTTCCGGGGCTCCGATGAGA tCTTCTGCCGGGTCTACATGCCTGACCACTCTTATGTGACCATACGCAGCCGCCTCTCAGCATCCGTGCAGGACATTCTGGGCTCTGTGACGGAAAAACTGCAGTACTCGGAGGAGCCTGCGGGACGTGAGGATTCCCTGATCCTGGTAGCTGTGGCCTCTTCAGGAG AGAAGGTCCTTCTCCAGCCGACGGAGGACTGTGTCTTCACCACGCTGGGCATCAACAGCCACCTGTTTGCCTGCACCCGGGACAGCTATGAGGCCCTG GTGCCCCTCCCGGAGGAAATCCAGGTGTCCCCTGGAGACACAGAGATCCACAGAGTGGAGCCTGAGGATGTTGCCAACCACCTGACTGCCTTCCACTGGGAGCTGTTCCGATGTGTGCACGAG CTGGAGTTTGTGGACTACGTGTTCCACGGCGAGCGCGGCCGCAGGGAGACGGCCAACCTGGAGCTGCTCCTGCAGCGCTGCAGTGAGGTCACCCACTGGGTGGCCACAGAGGTGCTGCTCTGCGAGGCCCCGGGCAAGCGCGTGCAGCTGCTCAAGAAGTTCATCAAGATTGCGGCCAT CTGCAAACAGAACCAGGACCTGCTGTCCTTCTACGCAGTGGTCATGGGGCTGGACAACGCTGCCGTCAGCCGCCTACGGCTCACCTGGGAG AAGCTGCCGGGGAAATTCAAGAACTTGTTCCGCAAATTTGAGAACCTGACA GACCCCTGCAGGAACCACAAAAGCTACCGAGAAGTGATCTCCAAGATGAAGCCTCCTGTGATTCCTTTTGTGCCTCTGATCCTCAAAG aCCTAACTTTCCTGCATGAGGGTAGTAAGACCCTTGTGGATGGTTTGGTGAATATTGAGAAGCTG CATTCAGTGGCTGAAAAAGTGAGGACAGTCCGCAAATATCGGAGCCGGCCCCTGT GCCTGGACATGGAGGCGTCCCCCCATCACCTGCAGACCAAGGCCTACGTGCGCCAGTTCCAGGTCATTGACAACCAGAACCTCCTCTTCGAGCTGTCCTACAAGCTGGAGGCTAATAGTCAGTGA